One Thunnus thynnus chromosome 18, fThuThy2.1, whole genome shotgun sequence genomic region harbors:
- the cd164 gene encoding sialomucin core protein 24, producing the protein MYLKVFFVAVALALIGASAATESDGCSGLLCDACGTTSDCQWVNCSTSFIGCRNMTLNAENVTCSNASCSAAVTTASTPTSSASTTVTPHSTASPSPVATTTSKSSTPQPTTENTNTSTIAPTHSGNTSSSTTVPSTSTGTSTTTTPIAPSPAPHKNSTFDAASFIGGIVLVLGLQAVIFFLYKFCKSKDRNYHTL; encoded by the exons ATGTACCTGAAGGTGTTTTTCGTCGCTGTAGCTTTGGCTTTGATTGGCGCTTCAGCCGCGACAGAGTCAG ATGGATGTTCTGGCCTCTTATGTGATGCATGTGGCACCACCAGTGACTGCCAGTGGGTTAATTGCTCAACAT CATTTATTGGCTGTCGCAACATGACTCTTAATGCGGAAAATGTGACCTGCAGCAACGCCAGCTGCTCAG CTGCGGTCACAACCGCCTCAACTCCAACTTCTTCTGCTTCTACGACTGTTACCCCTCACTCTACAGCCTCCCCTTCCCCTGTTGCCACCACCACCTCTAAAAGCAGCACCCCTCAGCCCACCACAG aaaatacaaacacttCCACAATTGCCCCGACTCACAGCGGTAACACCTCCAGCTCTACGACTGTACCCTCTACTTCAA CTGGAACCAGTACAACTACCACACCGATTGCCCCTTCTCCTGCCCCTCACAAGAACTCAACCTTCGACGCTGCGAGCTTCATTGGTGGAATAGTGCTGGTCCTGGGCCTGCAGGCAGTCATCTTCTTTTTGTACAAATTCTGCAAGTCCAAGGACCGCAACTATCACACCCTTTGA